In one window of Bemisia tabaci chromosome 4, PGI_BMITA_v3 DNA:
- the LOC109034315 gene encoding uncharacterized protein: MYLIRKKPMALSAITFIFSVILSPVTPDSISLFRDKDFQHHRCDIEVKGCKPVCNGLKRQASSLRGNASCVHFYRRENCESYIGSWNSTMGDLSNFKKTDAQDAIVSVGDCKQPIDPPNSISFYEHAQFGGKKCNIKVNIGCQPMCPELDNQASSADGDAVCAKVYNEPNCKGYLGDLYNLKVSPNEYRNFKKHRDTKVLRDRISSISDCSNRTVSFFEHKHFKGKRCDLEVKGCQRMCPELDKKASSVRGEVGCVRLYKDANCTDYLDSIVVSPSGRRYRDFKYHPYKHYWTKINDQASSIKDCITFDSGNFVFSRPLGLHP; this comes from the exons ATGTATCTAATTCGCAAAAAGCCCATGGCATTATCGGCGATCACCTTCATTTTCTCCGTGATACTCTCGCCTGTCACTCCCGATTCAATATCGCTGTTCAGAGACAAGGATTTCCAGCATCATCGATGTGACATTGAGGTCAAAGGTTGCAAGCCGGTGTGCAATGGACTGAAAAGGCAGGCTTCATCGCTGCGAGGGAATGCCTCTTGTGTTCATTTTTACCGGCGAGAAAACTGCGAGTCGTACATAGGGTCTTGGAATTCGACTATGGGCGACCTCAGTAACTTCAAGAAAACGGACGCTCAAGATGCAATCGTTTCAGTCGGGGACTGTAAGCAACCGATCGAC CCGCCAAATTCCATTTCGTTTTACGAGCATGCACAATTCGGCGGGAAGAAGTGCAACATAAAGGTCAACATCGGCTGCCAACCGATGTGCCCGGAATTGGACAACCAAGCCTCCTCCGCAGATGGCGACGCCGTTTGCGCCAAGGTGTACAACGAGCCCAACTGCAAGGGATATTTGGGTGACTTGTACAATTTAAAAGTGAGCCCCAATGAATACCGGAACTTCAAGAAGCATCGGGATACCAAAGTCCTCCGAGACCGGATTTCCTCTATCAGTGACTGTTCGAACAGAACCGTCTCGTTTTTCGAGCACAAGCATTTTAAAGGGAAAAGGTGCGACTTGGAGGTGAAAGGTTGCCAGAGGATGTGCCCCGAGTTGGATAAAAAAGCCTCTTCCGTGAGAGGAGAAGTCGGCTGCGTCAGGCTCTATAAAGATGCCAACTGCACGGACTATCTAGACTCGATAGTCGTCTCGCCTAGCGGGAGAAGGTACCGGGACTTCAAATATCATCCATATAAACATTATTGGACCAAAATTAACGATCAAGCCTCTTCTATTAAGGACTGTATCACCTTTGACAGTGGTAATTTTGTATTCAGCAGGCCCCTTGGCCTGCACCCCTAG